AACGTCAGCAATACACTGTCATAGCCAAGCGTCGATATGCGATATGGCTGCCCGCCAAAACGGCCTTTGTAACTGTCCGCAAACCGTTTGAAGCGGGAGTCCGACACGGCAGAGAACCAGGTACCCTGAAGCGCAGATGCGCGGGTTATCGATGACTCGCCGCTAAGCAATTCGGTGCCAAGAATACGCGTTGCGCTGTTGGCGGACGGGCGTAGTTCACCGGCAGCCAGAGCAACCAGGCGCGCACCGTCGGCAATCAACACGGTATCGAAGCCGCCACGTTGACGCAGCCGCTGTGCAGCGCTGACAATCGATGTGTTACCGCGCGCAAAGCTCTCGGTCGCGACCAATGATCCGCCACCAGCCCTAATCGCAGCTGACAACGATTCCTCGGCCCGCTTCCCATATTCACCGTTCGGAATGATTGCGGCAAAGTTGCGCGCGCCGTTCTGCCTGGCATAGCCGACAGTGCGGGAGATCGACTGACTGGGGATATGCCCCATGACAAACACATCGGGGCCGGCAACAGTCGTGTCGTTGGAATAGGAAATCAGCGGAATATCTGCCGGACGAGCCTCTGCCAGCACCTGAGGCACATTATTGGCGGTCAACGGACCGAGGATCAGCTTGTTACCATCGGCGACAGCCTTTCGGGCAGCTTCACGGGCACCTTTCGCGGTGTCGTAAGTCGTGATCCGCAGATTGCTCGCATTGGTGTCCAGCAATGCCATGGTTGTCGCATTCGCAATCGAGTTGCCAACTGCGCCGTTGTCGCCTGACAGCGGTACCAGCAATGCAATCCGGTGTCTCGTATCGTCGGTCGGCAACCCGGTCACCGTTGGCGCAGGTGTCGGGCCGGTTGTAGGAGCCGGCGCGGTGGTGGACGGCGCTTTGGGTACCAATTGGCAGCCCGCGAGCACAGCGGTCGCGAAGATAACGACCAGTTTGCGCCGATCGATTGCAAAACGGTTCAATTTGATGCGGTTCATCCTTGCGATCCCTATTCCCGTGGTCAATGAGGGGCCTGTGCCCGATTCAACCACCCAGACTTCTTCCGAAGAGCCCCCTGCAGAGCCCCTTTCTCCGGGTCTCTATATCGTGGCCACGCCGATTGGCAATCTTGGCGATATAACAATGCGGTCGGTTGATGTGCTGCACCGCTGTGATGGCGTGGCCTGCGAGGATACGCGCGTAACCGGCAAATTGCTCAAACATCTGGGAATCAGCAAGCCGCTATGGCGTTACAACGACCATAGCGAGGAACGTGATCGGGCAAGGTTGGTGCAGTCGATGAAGGACCGCGCCGTGGTGCTCGTGAGCGATGCGGGCACGCCGCTGATTTCAGATCCAGGCTATCGATTGGTTCAGGATGCGCGCGCTGCCGGAGTATCGATAACGAGCCTGCCCGGAGCCTGTGCCGCAGTTGTTGGCCTGACCTTGTCAGGACTGCCAAATGACAAGTTCTTGTTCGCAGGCTTTCTACCGAGCAAAGAACAAGCGCGGGTCCGGGCATTGGACAATGTTGCAACCATCGATGCTACGCTTGTATTCTATGAAACCGGGCCGCGTCTTACGAAATCGCTCCAGTCGATTGCGGCAATGTTGCCGAGGCGAACCGTGTCCGTGGCGCGGGAACTCACCAAGATGTTCGAAGAATGCCGTACCGATGCTCCAGAAGCTCTGATCGCACATTACACGCAGAACCCTCCGAAAGGAGAGATAGTGCTGATGGTTGGTCCACCTGCCGATTACGTAGCGAGTGCAGGCGAAGTCGATGAACTTTTGCGCGAGGCGCTCAATACCGAGAAAGCGTCGCAAGCAGCCGGCAAGGTCGCAAAGGCAACGGGTCTCGACCGCAAGACGCTCTATGCCCGCGCGATGGAACTGCGCAGCGAATGAAGCGGCAGATTGCCGAGAAAAGCGGGCGCGACGGTGAGCGGCGCGCAGCAATCTGGCTAAAGCTCAAAGGCTGGTTGATCCTCGGGCAACGGGTCAAAACACCGCTCGGCGAGATTGATCTTATCGCCAAACGCGGCGGCATCGTCGCGTTCATCGAAGTGAAGTGGCGCAAACAAAAGGCTGATTTGGATCACGCTATTGACGAGCACCGTTTGCAGCGCGTCGCAGCGGCGGTTGAATGCGTGGCGCATGATTATGCGAAAGACGGCGAAGACATCCGCGTTGACGTTATGCTCCTTGCACCCGGAGCATTCCCTCGCCACATCGTCAATGCGTGGCAGCCTTAGGCCTGCCGAACTGGAGTGAATGACAATGGCTTTGCGCGTTGCGGTTCAGATGGACCCGTTGGATTCAATCAATATTGCAGGCGATTCCAGCTTTGCGATTATGCTGGCTGCGCAGGCGCGTGGGGCAGAATTATGGCACTATGACGTGCAAACCCTGGCGTATGACACCGGCTTGAATGCGCTGACCGCTCACGCTGCACCTGTTACTGTGCAGCGCGTCGAGGGTGATCACTACACAATGGGGGATCGCCGCCGGATCAATCTGGCCGATGATATCGATGTAATTTTCATGCGGCAGGATCCGCCGTTTGATCTTGGCTATATCAGCGCCGCGCTGATGCTCGACCGGCTGAAGGGCACGACGCTGGTTACCAATGACCCGCGCGAAGTCATCAACGCGCCGGAGAAAATGTTTGTGCTGGATTACGCGCAATTTATGCCGCCAACGTTGATCGCACGCGAATTGGACGACGTGCGGGCATTTCAAGCCGAGCATGGTTCGGTGGTTGTGAAACCGCTCCACGGCAATGGCGGCAAAGCAATCTTCAAGGTCGATGCAGACGGCACGAATCTGTCCGCGCTGTTCGAAATGTTCAACCAGACTTGGCCCGAACCGCATATGATCCAACCTTTCCTTCCCGAAGTGTCGGAAGGCGACAAGCGGATCGTGCTGATCGATGGCGAGTTTGCCGGAGCCATCAACCGTAAACCGGGTGAGGGCGAATTCCGATCAAACCTCGCACAAGGCGGTTATGCCGAGGCGGCTGGTCTGACGGAGCGCGAAGAGGAAATCTGCGCCGCGATGGGACCAGAACTCAAGAAACGTGGACTGATATTTGTTGGAATCGACGTAATCGGCGGCAAATGGCTGACCGAGATCAATGTGACGTCGCCCACGGGTATCGTCGCTATCGACGCTTTCAATGGCACAGACACCGCTGGCAAGATTATGGACGCTGTCGAGCGTAGGCTGGCGAGCTAGTCCTTTTCGCGCGGATGCGCGTGGCGGTAGGTGTCCAGCAAAGTTGCAGCATCGACCTTTGTATAAATCTGCGTGCTGCCTAGACTCGCATGGCCGAGCAATTCCTGAAGGCTGCGTAAATCCGCGCCTGCTCCTAGCAAATGGGTGGCGAAGCTGTGCCGCAACGCATGCGGTGTAGCCGTAGCGGGCAGCCCGAGTGCAATGCGGGCCTTGGCCATCGCCTTCTGCACCATCCCTTGACTAAGTGGACCGCCCTTTGCGCCGCGAAAAAGCGCTTCTTCCGAAACTACCGGCCATGGACTTGCCGCAACATATTCACCGACTGCTTCGCCGATAATTGGGAGTATCGGTACAATCCGCTGCTTATTGCCTTTGCCGGTGACCGAGAGTGTGTCGCCAAGCGGGATGTCGCTGCCTTTCAACGACAGCGCCTCGGCAATCCGCAATCCCGCGCCGTAGAGAAGTAGCAACACAGCTCTGTCCCGCGCGCCGATCCAATTGTCGGTTGCGGTGGCCTCGACCAGATCGGCGATATTGGTGGCGTCATCCGGCGTGATGGGGCGGGGCAGGCCTTTCTTGATGCGCGGCCCGCGTATCCTTGGCGCGTTGGCATCGCTCAGGCCCAACTGCGCGCGCGCGAATTTGATAACAGCTTTGATCGCGGACAATTCGCGCGCGGTTGAGCTGTTGCCTAATCCATCAGCGCGGCGGTCGGCGAGGTGCAGCCGGATCGAGGCTGCATCAAGCTTTGCCAGCCCACCCCAGCTGTCCAGACCATTGCGTTCGATCAACAGATTGGCGGCGGCCAGATAGGCGAGAACGGTGTGCGGAGACCTGCGGCGATCCTGTTCCAGATAGTTTTTCCATTGCTCGAGCATATCAGCGCTAGACTCTTGGCCGCTCATGCCATCACCAATTCCGCATTGACCAATTCGCCCAGCAGCGCGTCGAGCACCGGCATTCCGCGCGGTGTCACGCCAAGGCGCTCGTTAGATTGCCAGACAAAACCAAGGTCATTCAGCATCCTCAATCGGTCTTCATCGACCAGATCTGTAAATGCTAGATCAAACCTCGTGGAGATATCCGGAAGCGATATACCTTCAGCTAAACGCAAGCCCATTAGCAGGGCTTCGGAAGCTTGCTCAGACCGGGTTAAAGCCCGCTCTTCGCGTAGGCCGCTACCGCTCTCGTTTACACTGACCAGCCAATTTTCCGGCTTTTTATGGCGCAGCGTCGCCTGATTGTTTCGCCGCCCATGCGCGCCAGGGCCAATTCCGCAGTAATCCTGGTAGCGCCAGTATGTCAGATTGTGGCGGCTTTCCTGACCTGGCTTGGCGTGGTTGCTGACCTCATATGCGGGCATTCCAGCATCTTCAGTAAGTTGCCGCGTCACTTCAAAAAGATCGGCCGCGGGATCATCGTCCAGCGGATCGAATACGCCGCGCCGTACGTCCGTCGCAAACCGGGTATTCGGCTCGATCGTCAATTGGTAAAGCGACAGATGGTCGGTGCCAAAGGATAGCGCGCGCTCTAGATCATAGGCCCATGCTTTTTCGGTTTGATCAGGAAGGGCATAGATCAAATCAAAGCTCACGCGGCCGAAATGGCGTTGCGCAACGTCCAGAGCGGCCAGTCCCTCTTCCACGCTGTGCAAGCGGCCAAGGAACTTCAGCGCGTCATCATGCAACGACTGAAGACCAAGTGACACGCGATTGACGCCCGCATTGGTCAAATCGGCAAAATTGGCAGCCTCGACCGAAGACGGGTTTGCTTCCAGCGTGATCTCTATGCCGGGCGCAAAACCCCATAATTTCTCTGCGTGATCGAGCAGCGATCCGACCAAAGCTGGCGGCATCAATGAAGGAGTACCGCCGCCAAAGAAGATCGACTCCAGAGCTTCGCCGCCCGCAAATTTGGCCTCATGCTCCATATCGCGCAGCATCGGGGCTTCCCAAGCAGTATGGTCCACCGTGTCGCGGACATGACTGTTGAAGTCGCAATAGGGGCATTTCTTCAGGCAGAAGGGCCAGTGGATGTAGAGTGCGCGTGCCACGGTGTGACCTTACCCGCGATTGGGTGCGTTAGCCAAACTGTTCGGCGACAAGCTTGGCGAAAGCGTCGGCGCGGTGGCTGATGGCGTGCTTTTCCGCCGGGTCGATTTCGGCAAACGTCTTATCGCGGCCTGAGGGCACGAATACGGGATCATAACCAAAGCCGAGAGTGCCGCGCGGCGGCCAGGTCAGTGCGCCATCAATCCTGCCTTCATAAACCGCGCTGTCACCATCTGGCCATGCGATGGCCAGCACGCAGGAGAACCACGCATCGCGCGGCGCCTCAGGGCCTTTTTCGGCAAGCATCCCTTCGACCTTGCCCATAGCCATATACCAGTCGCGGCCCGGCTTGCCCTCGAACCACTGCCGCTCGGCCCAATCTGCTGTGTACACGCCGGGGCGGCCATCAAGCGCCGCAACCGACATGCCGCTGTCATCGGCAAGCGAGACGATGCCGGACGCCTCCGCCGCAGAGCGCGCCTTGATCAGCGCGTTCTGGGCGAAGGTCGTCCCGGTCTCTTCCGGCTCGGGCAGACCCAGCGAGCCCGCTGACAAGCATTTCAAGCCATGCGGCTCCAGCAGAGCCGAAATCTCTTTCAACTTACCCGCATTATGCGTCGCTATCACCAGCGATCCGGAGCCGAGACGGCGTGTCATTGGCCAATACTCACTGGGTCGCCTTCATTTGTGCTTCAAAAATACCGTCACAGCCAATTTTTGCGAGGCGGAGGAGACGGAGAAGGCCTTCCTCGTCATATGTCGCGCCCTCGGCAGTCGCTTGCACTTCGGCGATCTGACCGCCTTCGATCAGAACGAAATTGGCATCGGCATCGGCATCGCTGTCTTCCGGATAATCCAGATCCAGGACGGGTGTGCCCTTGTAGATTCCGCAGCTGATCGCCGCGACTTGCTTTTCGATGGGATCATGCGTGATCAGACCGTCTTTCATCAGCGAGTTGACCGCCAGGCGCAGCGCAACCCACGCGCCCGAAATGGACGCCGTACGAGTACCGCCATCTGCCTGGATAACATCGCAATCGAGTGTGATCTGACGCTCACCGAGCTTCTTCATATCGACAACCGCGCGCAAGCTACGCCCGATCAGTCTCTGAATTTCCTGAGTGCGTCCGCTTTGCTTGCCGCGAGCTGCCTCACGGCTACCGCGGGTGTGGGTTGCGCGGGGAAGCATCGAATATTCGCCGGTGACCCAACCTTCGCCTTTGCCACGCAGCCATGGTGGAATCCGTTCTTCGACGCTGGCTGTGCACAGCACCCGCGTATCCCCGCAACTGATCAGGCAAGAACCCTCTGCATGCTTGGTAAAGCCGGTTTCAATAGTGATGGGGCGCATTTCGTCGGGCGCACGGCCGGATGGTCGCATGAAATTCTCCTTTGGTGTTGCGGCGGTGCATAGCTAAGTAGTGGTTCTAAACAAGCTGCAAGGCCAACAAATGAAACGTCTCTCCACTCTTGTAAGTGCTTTCGCGCTGGCATTTTGCTTTGGGCATATCCCAACTGCCTTTGCAGGCCAGGAAGGTACCTCTGACGATGAAGTGATGGAGGACCCCGAACTTAGCTTCGTCCGGGCAATGAACTCGCTCAAACTTCAGACCGAGGCTCACGATGCATTATGGGGTCTAGGCGAAGCGGCTTGGGCAGTTGATCTTGAGACAGGCTTCATTGAGTTCACAAATGATAAGGGCTGGACGATCACCGCGCCTGTTCAAGTGATTGGTACATACAATACGCTGGACGGCACGTGGTTGTGGGGTTGGGATCATCCATCAGTGTCAGAACCCGTTGCCCAGCATGCGACGCTTGTGAACGGTTTTGGCAAGAAACATGCGCTCGATCTGCTAACAACGCGGAAAGTTGAAATCAGTGAAGATCAAGCGTGGGAGTTTACGGCGTTGGCCTCGTACCTTGCAGAAGCACAAGGGGCGTATCGCGGCCCCATCGGGACAACTTTGGTCTATATGACTTTCGGTGAACTAAAGATCGTCAAAGAATGAACCCACCAATTTCCGATCTGACCGACCGTGCGCGGGAGATTTTTCGTCTCGTCGTCGAAGGCTATTTGCAAGATGGGCAACCAGTAGGATCGAAAGCATTGGCAGGCGAGGGCAGCGTCAACCTGTCTCCAGCATCCATCCGGTCAGTGCTCGCAGATTTGGAATCGGTGGGGTTGCTGGCTGCACCGCATACAAGCGCCGGGCGAATGCCGACCGAGACGGGTTTGCGATTATTCGTAGACGGAATGATGCAAGTCGCAGAGCCCACCAAAGAAGAGCGCGCAACGATCAAGCAGCGGCTCAATGATCCGGGACCCATTGAACATGCGTTGGAGGCCACCAGCACATTATTGTCCGATATCACGGGTGCAGCGGGCATGGTTATGGTTCCGCAGCGTGAAGTACGTTTGCGGCAGATCAGTCTTGTTTCGCTCGCTCCCAATCGTGCACTGGCGGTGCTGGTCGGTGAGGATGGTCATGTCGAGAACCGCGTCGTTGACCTCACAAACGCGGCTGATGCTTCGACGTTGGAGCAAGCATCTAATTACCTGACTGCGCGCATCACTGGAAAAACATTGCCCGAGGCCATTGCAGAAATCGCGAGAGAGATTGCCTCGGGCAAATCGGCATTGGACAAGGCCAGCAGCGACCTTGTGCAGCGCGGCCTGGCCGTTTGGAGCGAGGATACGACGCAACGGCCCGTGCTGATCGTGCGCGGACAGGCGAATTTGCTCGATGACAGCGCGTTGGAGGATTTGGAGCGGGTGCGGTCACTGCTCGATGATCTTGAGAACAAGCAATCGGTTGCCAGCCTGCTGGAGGACGCCAAGACGGCGGACTCAACGCGTATATTCATTGGCGCAGAGAACCGTCTGTTTGCTCTTTCAGGTTCATCTGTCGTTGCGTCTCCCTATCGTGACCGCGAAGGAAAAGTAGTGGGAGTTTTGGGGGTGATTGGCCCCACTCGGTTGAATTACGCGCGGGTCGTCCCCATGGTTGATTTCACAGCCCGCTCGCTCGGGAAATTGATCGGATAAGTGAACTACATGACGAATGAAAAGAAGCCGGATCCAAAGGGCTCCGAAGACCAGAATAAAGCAGTTGAAGAAGAACTGAAGGGCGTGCCCGAGGAGTTTCTCGATGACGGTGAAGCGGACGGGGCCGAAAACGAGGGCGGCGTAGAGGAAGCGCTCGAAGCACTTCGCGGCGATCTGGATGCGGCGAAGCAGGAAGTGCTCTACGCACGCGCCGAAACGCAAAACGTTCGCCGCCGGATGGAAAAAGACATAGCCGATGCGCGCGCTTATGCGGCAACCGGCTTTGCGCGCGATATTCTGTCAGTTTCGGACAACCTCTCGCGAGCAATTGACTCCGTTCCGCAGGAACTGCGCGATGATGACAAGTTCAAAGGACTCGTGGCGGGCATTGAAGCGACCCAGCGCGAGCTCGACAAAGTGTTTGGCCAGCACGGTATCACCCGCATTCCCGCCTTGGGCCTACCGCTCGACCCGAACCAGCATCAGGCAATGATGGAAGTGCCGAGCGACAAGGATGAGCCCGGAACAATCGTTCAGGAAATGCAGTCTGGCTTTATGATCAAAGACCGCCTGCTGCGCCCAGCAATGGTGGGTGTAGCGAAGAAGCCGGATTAATCCGCTCCCGGGAAGTTGACCAGCAAGCGATACGCCTCTGCGTCGCCGACACCCGCCACGCGCATCCCGTTGCGCAGCCAGAAGGCGTGTTTGACGATTTCCGCCTGCTGTTCGATGCCGTAGCGTTCAAGCGGCCAGCCCGGCTTCAAGCTATAGTGATAAGGCGTCCATGGCATACGGTTGAAGACCAGCCACCAGCTGCCTTGGGTCTGCGACTGCCATACGTGGACCATCTCGTGGATGAACAGACCTTGGCGGCTTAGGCTGGCCGTCGCAAAATCATCACAATAACCGTCCCCTGACGGATGAAAATGGATATGCCCGCGCGGTGCCATCACCACTTTGCTCGGTTGAAAAAATGCCCATTTCTTGCGACGAATTTTAACGGTCGAATAGTCGATTGCGGTGCCGAACACCGACCGCGCCAACTCCACCTCGCCCGGGGTCAGCGGTCGTTCCCCGCCCACCGGACAGAAATGGGTGGCCGCCGTGTCCGGGGCGGTTTTAGACGCTGTGCTCAGCGCGCGTCTCCGGGAGCGAGAATGTCGGCCATTTCTGTTTGTTTATCACCATTTGCAAAAACCAGTGTAACTTCGGTCTTGCCGCCAGCTGTCAGCTCGGGTGAAACATTCATCGCCATGATGTGCTTGCCGCGCGGTTCGAACACGACGGTCGCCCCCGGCGCCAATTCAATTGGATCGAGCGGAACCATTTCCATTGCATCGCCATTCTGCGCATAATCGTGCATCATGGTGTTTTGCGCCCCTTGAACAGCCACTGCTGCCAATGTTTGCGGTGCATCTCCATCATATGTCAGGTCAAAATACACGACTGCTGGATTACTCGGAACCGCAGGCAACACCAAGCGCAGGTTACTCACCGCAATTCCGGCAATGCCTTCGGGTGCTTCGACCACTTCGTCAGCGCTCTGATTGTTGCAGGCAGTCAGACCAAATGCACCGAGCACCAATGCGGCACTTGCCAAAATTCTTGAATTCACTTGTGTTTCTCCATCGGGGGCGTGGGGGAGGGGATATGGCATAATTCTAGCGCCCCCAATCCCTTGTGCCAATTAAAACCGCACCTATATCCGCTTCACAATCGAGCTGCCGAGTTGTTTCGCCAATAGCGGGGGACACACAGAGCAGCGTCCAACATGAAGAGTAAATGGGGAAACCATGGCTAAAGTAATCGGTATCGACCTCGGCACCACCAATTCGTGTGTCGCTGTAATGGACGGCGGCAAACCGAAAGTTATCGAAAATTCCGAAGGCGCGCGCACTACGCCGTCTATCGTTGCATTCACGAAGGATGAGGAACGCCTCATTGGTCAGCCGGCCAAGCGCCAGGCGGTGACCAATCCGGACAACACCTTGTTCGCGATCAAGCGCCTTATCGGCCGCCGCTTCGACGATCCGATGACGAAGAAAGATATGGATCTCGTTCCATACCAAATCGTCAAAGGGAAGAACGGCGATGCGTGGGTAAAGGCCGGCGAAGAGGATTACAGTCCGTCGCAGGTTTCCGCTTTCATTCTGCAAAAGATGAAAGAGACCGCCGAGAGCTATCTTGGCGAAACCGTAACCCAAGCGGTTATTACCGTCCCAGCTTACTTCAACGATGCCCAGCGTCAGGCGACCAAAGACGCCGGCCAGATTGCGGGTCTCGAAGTTCTGCGGATTATCAACGAACCAACAGCAGCGGCGCTCGCTTACGGTATGGACAAGGACGATGGTAAGACCATCGCGGTTTATGACCTTGGCGGCGGTACCTTCGACGTTTCGGTTCTCGAGATCGGTGATGGCGTTTTTGAAGTTAAGTCGACCAACGGTGACACGTTCCTCGGCGGTGAAGATTTCGACAATGCGATTGTCGAGCACCTCGCCGCATCCTTCAAGAAGAAGGAGAACATGGACCTCAAGACAGACAAGCTTGCTCTGCAGCGCCTGAAAGAAGCCGCTGAGAAAGCCAAGATTGAACTGTCAAGCTCGGCCACCACCGAGGTCAACCTGCCGTTCATTACCGCCCGCATGGAAGGTGGCGCGTCCACGCCATTGCACTTGGTTGAAACCATCAGCCGCTCCGATCTGGAGAAGCTGGTTGGCGATCTGATCAAGCGTACGCTTGAGCCTTGCAAGAAAGCCCTTGCTGATGCTGGCGTCGACAAAGGCGGCATTGACGAGGTGATCCTCGTCGGCGGTATGACCCGTATGCCCAAGGTGCGCGAAGT
This genomic window from Pontixanthobacter aestiaquae contains:
- the dnaK gene encoding molecular chaperone DnaK; this encodes MAKVIGIDLGTTNSCVAVMDGGKPKVIENSEGARTTPSIVAFTKDEERLIGQPAKRQAVTNPDNTLFAIKRLIGRRFDDPMTKKDMDLVPYQIVKGKNGDAWVKAGEEDYSPSQVSAFILQKMKETAESYLGETVTQAVITVPAYFNDAQRQATKDAGQIAGLEVLRIINEPTAAALAYGMDKDDGKTIAVYDLGGGTFDVSVLEIGDGVFEVKSTNGDTFLGGEDFDNAIVEHLAASFKKKENMDLKTDKLALQRLKEAAEKAKIELSSSATTEVNLPFITARMEGGASTPLHLVETISRSDLEKLVGDLIKRTLEPCKKALADAGVDKGGIDEVILVGGMTRMPKVREVVEEFFGKKPHTGVNPDEVVAMGAAIQAGVLQGDVKDVLLLDVTPLSLGIETLGGVFTRMIDRNTTIPTKKSQTYSTAEDNQQAVTIRVGQGEREMAADNKLLGQFDLVGIPAAPRGVPQIEVTFDIDANGIVNVSAKDKGTGKEQQIRIQASGGLSDNDIEQMVQDAEKFADEDKKRREQAESRNQADSLVHATEKQLEEHGDKISADLKSDVEAALAETKTALEGDDLDAINEKSQALTEVAMKMGQEIYQQEQANAAPEGDAGDAASSDDEDVVDAEFSEVGDDAEGEDEKKS